Below is a window of Edaphobacter bradus DNA.
CATGCAGCGGTCAAAGAGAGTGGGGAATGGGGCGTCAAGGAAGATGGTGAAGGTCCCGGGGGTCTGCTCGATCAGAAGGCGATTAGTGAGGCTTTCAGGGGCGCCTCCGCCGAGCGCGAGGACGGTGTAGGTGGCTGAGAGGGCCGAGGCGAGGGCGGTGGACTCGAGGCGGCGGAAGCGAGCTTCTCCGTGGCGCTCGAAGAGCTCGGGGATGGTGGCTCCGGCGCGGCGCTCAAGGTGGGTGTCGACATCGAGGAAGTTCCAGCCGAGACGCGAGGCGAGCAGGCGACCGATGGTGGATTTGCCGGCCCCCATGAAGCCGGTGAGCACGAGCCGCTTGACGTGCGAGGGCAACTCAGCGGGTGTGACGATTGCCGGGGTGAGAGTATCGGTCGTGGTGGCGGGCGTCATGGGACTCTCCAAAGTGTAGTTGCTGGGGTTGATGTTGCGGCAAAGCAAAAGCCGCGACCTTTGGGGTCGCGGCTCGGGAAGATCGATGACTCTGAGGATTTAGCTCATTTCAGAGGTGCATGCGTTCCGCCGGCCGCGACTGTGCCAATACCAGTAGCAGTAGCTAAATCGGCCGGTGTGGAGGTGGTTCAACATGCTGGCGATAGGCTACACGAGGCCGGGCGGCGACGCAAGCGGGTTTTCAGGCACTCGCTGGAGCCTTCAGCCGCGGTTTGCGAGAATGCTCCGCCAAACGGGCTGGAACTGATTTGGTTTCAGCGCCGTGAGGTGATGCAATGTCCTACGCGAGGAACCGGGGTCAGACAGGCTCGGCCTTGAGGGGCGGCGCAGGTGTCTGGGTTCGTTCGGTGTCGATGCTCTCCTGGATCTTCTT
It encodes the following:
- a CDS encoding shikimate kinase, producing the protein MTPATTTDTLTPAIVTPAELPSHVKRLVLTGFMGAGKSTIGRLLASRLGWNFLDVDTHLERRAGATIPELFERHGEARFRRLESTALASALSATYTVLALGGGAPESLTNRLLIEQTPGTFTIFLDAPFPTLFDRCMLQDIARPVLQDPAAAELRFAHRHPLYARLAQLTIETSEHTPEQTVDALLLALKRQP